AGAGCCTGTGTCACACTTTCACTATCCTTTGCTAAACAAGGAGcctattaaataaatgataTATGTTTTTAGAAAGATGAAGCAGGAtcagtgtttgttatttacTTCATAATACAGAAGATTTGATTAAAATCCTTATATGTTGTCATTATGCAGATTCACATTACTTGAAGTCTTTTTAGAGGAGCCTTAGTTCATTAGCATTTTTCAGATTGTGTTTTATGGCCACTTCCAAACAGTATATATGTGAATGTATGTCCACATGTACATGCATGTCCTCTCTCACATATTTTCAGGTCAATAGTTCATTCTTAGTTCACAAGCgtttttttctcaaatgttCCAGTTTTAACTCTTTCGCAAGTCAACAAAATTATGATTCAGGCTCCAGAAACAAATAGCTTGTTATGTTTTGTGATGCTTTTGAGGAGTGTTTGCCTCACGTTTGTAGGTTTCTGTTTCTGATcatttggatccccattagcttctGCACAACGAGAAGCTATTCTTCCTGAGGTCCGCAGTTTACATTGTGAAAATACAATTCACACAGTTCATATTCTTTTTACACTACACAAACATCCTACAACATAGCATATCTACAATAACTAAAGAATGATAAAAACAattgacatactgtacatgaacaaaaaccaaaaagaaaTTGGAGATACTGTTTATCCATGCAGAACTTCACTCTGTTATATGAACTAATGACACAGAGACGTTTAGGTTGGATTATCAAACTGCACAGTTAACAGAAAGTGTTGGCTGATTTGATAAGTCATTTTTATTAGATCAGTTTCTTTATTGTTGTATCAATaatgaatgtatgaatgtatgattgattgattgattactgTTGTAAATAAAATACTATAAACTAGCATCTGTTTAGAGATGAATAGCTCTGACATTTGGTAACACAGTGATCTTCAGTTTTGCTGCTGCTTCATTCAGATTGAATTTTATTTGCcaatcacacatttaaaatgtgaggCTAAGCCTCTGggaagatatttaaaaacacattcatttgttatttaatttaCTTTCAAGTCAAGATCCAAAATGAAGTGCATGTGTAGTGTCTTTGTTTGGACAATCACACTGACTTCATTTAAGTTCGGTCATGAGACTGACTCCTATAAGGCTCCAGATGCAAAAGGAGCACTGTGTCCTGTTGTTGATTTGAGAGTTTTCAAATTGTCTTGACAGATGTTATAACTATCGTCTTGGGTAatgataccaaaaaaaaaaaaaaacatgtctggcTTGCTGCCCCCACCCCTTCTGTCTCTATCTCTTTGTCCCTTCACTACCATCACAGCCACAGGAAGGCCCTGGCAGCCCGAAACACTGATACTATCTCTGCGCTCCTCATCTCTGTCCTCCGCTGTGTTGAAATCTTGCCCATCCCACAAAGGGAAACCGCTGGTGCGCAACGGTCCATGGCATGACGTCCGTTTCTGTGGCTAGACAAAGTGATGTTAAATAATGTGGCAGGTGCACTGAAGTAGGACGCAGTGGAGAGTGAAGATGCTGAAATGTAGACACTGAGTTGTAGTGCATTGCACGGTAATCATGGTGGTTTTCAACTGTAAGGGAGCTCTGAAGCTGTTTTAATATCTAAAATCATATTGTctctttttaatgttaaaaaagttCAGTTGTTGAAGTAATGGTAATCATAGGCCTTGGCAGATATAGGGACaactttttcaaattaaaagcattcatttgtttattgaaGAAAACATCTGACAAAGTTTTAggacattaaaataaaacttttttttttaatccaacgACAATAAAAggtaacatttttttacatgaatcaaAACCTCATCTAAATTATTTCAAGTAATCGCACCCTTATTCAGAAACCAAAGACGATGTATGCTACAGAGAGAGGCACTTAGATTTCATTAAATGCCTAAAGAAACCACAGGCTGTTGTGAAACCTTGTTGGGTAACAACACTTACAATCATCTCTGATCGTACACTTCTTGTCTGACAATGACACGAAGTGTACGGTAGTTGCTTGAGCAACGTTTGTCAAATCAATTGTGTATCAAATCAAGTCCAAAGAAGAGAGAGGTTTTCTATGGACAGGATCAGTCGGAGTGGGAATGTGAAGAAGCTATCGGGGGACTTTTCAGGATTTTAGTTCATTCAGATTATTGATAAACTGAAGCTTTAGACCTTCAGGACTTTTTTGATTTGTGGGTTCATTTGTGCATTTTTAGTTATGACCTTTAGATCTGGACGACAGCTTTTCCTCATCTTCAGTGGCTGTTTTAAAAATCTAGAATCTAAGGTTTCTTTTATTCTACAGGGTCTTCACACACAGTTCATACAAAGGATAAAATCACCTAAGAGCATCTGCTTTCCAATGAACCACACATTCTCCTTCTTTTTTGGGTCTTTATGTCACTTTTTCAGCACTATAGTGTACAGGGGGatagtgatattttttttagaaatatggACGCCATGAGCCCCCTCTAAACCAAGACCATTTTCAGCAGACACCAAAAGTTAAACCACAAATTTGAAaggattttgatttttttttcttcacatttgtATCCTTATGTTGTCTGTACATTTAAATTTTCCCACCATGATGTTGTTAAGAAGTAATAAACcagggcgcgctggtggcgcagtggcagggcgcgcgtcccatgtgttgagactctctcTGAGTggtaggcccaggttcacttccacccgtggcccctctctgcatgtcattccccgctctctttccctggtttccaactctatccactgtcctccctctgaattaaaggcacgaaaaaagcccaaaataaatcttaaaaaaaaagaagtaataaaCCGCAAGGCAAGGAATATAAGTGACCGTTTCTGTATCTCTCTGACCCTGAACTaaaatgatgaagatgtgcatcaataaaaacacaaatagaatAGATGACAGAAATACACTAGGATCTGAAGAGTTTTGCTGGAGGTGTCAATCTTATGACttttcaggaaaacaaaaacctgtGTGCAGAAGCTGCAAACATTCCTATGGAAGGCTGACTACCTTGGACCTTGACTCTAGGAGGCCTgccttcacacaaacactgaatctGACGCCTGCAATAAGACATACGAGACCTGTAAGAATGTGGTTCTAAATGCCAGAGCACCCTTCTGCTCTCTACTCATCACCATGCATGTGCCGCTGAGACAGGATGTGTTTGAGAGTGTCCAGCTCTTGTGTCAGCTGCTCTATCCTCGTCTGCAGCTTCCGGTTTTCGTCCTGCAGCTGCATGGCCCTCTGCTGGGTCAGTAGGATTCTCCTGCGGGCCTTGTCACGGCTCTTTCTCACAGCAATGTTGTTCCTCTCCCGTCGCATGCGGTACTCTGCGCTGTCCTTGCTTAGGCTCCTCTTGTTGATCGGAGCCCGCAGAGTTGGcaggaggaaggaagagaacTCCTGAATGCCAGAAAGACAAATAAGTTGTTTAAAAACTAGTGTTTTGGTGATGTGTCTCTCATCCACAAATTgatctcacaaacacacacctgctgagTGTTGGTGTGGCTCTGGTGGTGTATGCCCCCAGTGCTCGAAGTGTTGCTTAGACAGGAGGTCGGGAATGGCAGGTAAGACAGTCCCATCACCTGCTCAGCCACTCTGTCATCACTGTCTCCTCTCACCAGCCCGTGCGAATGGCCGTATGGTATCATGTCCATCTGAGCCAGCTGACTGGTAGAATCTGCTTGGTTTGAGTTGGTAGGATTCAGGTTCTGGGAGTGGACCTGACCCGTGTATGTGCTTGCCCACTCCTGGATGACAGAAGACACCCTGGAATCCGACATCTGGGGAGGTTGAGAGTAGAAAAATAAAGCTTCTTATGGGATAAATCTTTATCTTCCTTGCATACTGCATCACTTCATGAGCTTTCTTCTTGTGGTAAATATACCAATTTGAACTCCTTTATATTactataaaatataaaacatgatgcACTGCAACatactgtttgtatttttgactCCAGTTGAAACGCCTTAAAAAAAGGTTGCTTACATGTTATTGTTCCTGTGATGATAATGGAAAAAATGCAATCATCCCATGATGAATGCAAGGCTTtcactcattttaaaacatttctaaaaggttttattcttttatttaagTGTTTGCATTGTATTCTTCTCACACCACTTCCTAAAAAAATCCCACTATGTGTACAGCCTATTCTGTCTTTTTAAGACAATCGCAATTTATCAGGTCACAAGTCCACGAGGGGGGATGGAGGATTGaagtttattttgcattttttaattataaaatacaaaatacaaaagcataAAACAAGAGCAAATGTTACAGATGACAGATGCAACACTTTAGGGCAATTAACTAGAGCGGGGTTTAGAAGTAAAGACTAAAGTAACACTATGTAGGAACCAACGGCAACAATATGACATTTAATGAGTTAATCAAGGAGATCCACAGGTCAAAAAACAGGAACCATTTTGATAAtcaatttttacttttttgtttaaatgaacGAAAAAGAATCACTGGTTccaactttaaaaatgtgaatatgtgttttCTTAAATCTTCTAAGGTAGTAAACTTGTTCAGGTTTTGAGCGGTGTTTGAGACCAAACTTTTAAACTAAGAAATTAAACTTAAATGTGTTGTCCATTCTTTAAAAGttcagacaaaaataaaagtcaataaTGTGAGAAAACTTCAAATCAATTGACTGATCAAGTCAAAcataagtgcaaaaaaaaaatataggcCTTGAAAAGCATATAGCGGTTAAATGAGATAtaaattgttattattattattattattattctagtTAACTTTAAATAAGAAGTAATTTTGCTATTTAGAGACCTTGGTAAAATCAGAcaacttttattttcctctaaccctaaccctatggTTTATTATTTAAAGGTTTAGCATTACAAGAATATctgattaacacacacaaactaataaAGTTTAGATTTGACTTACCATGACTTAGCTTTCCATGAACTCTgactcctgctgctcctccaacAGATTGACTGACAATGATCGGAAAAACAAGAGACACACAGGTACCCTCCAATAAACTCATCACcacctcgctctctctctctctctctcacacacacacacacacacacacacacacacacacacacacacacacacacacacacacacttatactgTACATGGGCACAGGAAATTCAGAAATATTTAGAAACAGGTCAAAGAAAGGTTCAAACCAATACAACTTTTCGGCTATATGTTCCATTTTTAATTACACTTTCTCACTCAGTGGCTTGAATGtcataatgtaaaaatataggAGAAGCTCAATGTGTTGTAACAGTCTACGGTtttaaccatagactgtctgtaAAAGGTtttaaccatagactgtctgtaAAAGGGtttaaccatagactgtctgtaAAAGGTtttaaccatagactgtctgtaAAAGGTTTTAATTATAGACTGTTTCGTTTTTAATGCTGCAATTTTGTACGGACGTCAGTTTGACTTTTGTCCCTGTTAGGCCACCATAGATTACACTTTCTTCAAAATGGCTGCGCCTGTTGACAACGTGAGTTGAATTGTGCTCTCTgctttttaattaaacatgtattttaagtttctacaacatgtgtttgtgtcacacTACCTTCTGAATATTTAGTGTGTATTTTGAACTCTTCCTCGAAGCTTTTACTTGTTTCGTGCcaacatttgtagtttttaaaagacTTGTGCTAACCATCTAGCTGCTCGCTAACTCTCTATAGAAAGCCTTTTTACCATAATTACACTTTTGTTACTTTGTTTACactgtttttgcatttctttctaACGTgtaatatgtttatatttactACATGACAGGATTTAATGGAAAGTGATGTACCAAAAGCGGTTCAGCTGCTGAGAAGTCTGACAGAACAGGTGAGAAAGTGTTACAGTGTGGTTATTATCATGTTTACTCCCTTTAAATGAAACCTtacttcagaaaaggtaaaggggtaataatggatttgaagtgtctaaaaatgtaaattcttgtcggcgttttttgttttggattttgaaaaataaaataaaaaaatcagaatcgaaaaagactgaagtactttgagttttctgtttatctttcaTCACACTGATTTGAGTCTAATCTTTAATACTCCCTTGTATTGAAACTTCACGAACACAGTCATAAAGACACATTTCATGCTGACATAATGATGCATTAATAAAGTGACATGTTGTTTCCACCATGTTGATAAtaacatgtaaacacaaaatgattttcctctttcctctcatcAGTCAACAACAGCTTTCATTTGGTTTTCTCTGTAGGTTGCCTCAGTTACAATTCATGTCCGCGACCTGCTGACAAAAGTAAGAGATGGGACATTTAAGACCTCAAAGGTGAGATGGTCGactttatttctttgattatttCATCAATTATGTCTCTTCAGGAAAGACCAATGCAAACCAGACAGCATGCAGGATAAATGGCTGAGCGACATGATCATGTGCAGTTTGCGTTTGAGAAACAAgatcaacatttacattttcccGGTTTTggattcaaattcaaattcaaaaaacttcatttgtccccgggggggcaattcaaagacacacagagcagtaaattaacaacagtgcaagtaaacaaaacattttaacctaaatagaaagtgtcaattgAAATACAACTtcaagcttaaacttaacttaaaaatacaaaaccaacaCATTATTATTTCCTGGATATGTGGTGCCTCAGAGTTTCTGAGGTGTTCTTTCAGggaacacaaacatgcagtcatttgaataatgttgttgtttactgTAACCTTGCTAtccacattttacattttgaggatttttttttttcagaaggtTCAtgtaaagttgtgtttttatatattgCAGGAACATAAAAAGAGGCTCGTGTAAATGACCTTTTAAATATGACCCATTGTAGTGTTGATggtctcctttctctccctgcAGGGTTTGTCTTTCTTAGACCTTCGGTATCACCTGCTTCTTTTCTACCTCCAAGACCTCACTCATCTCATCGCCATCAAAACCGAGGGAggcaaaataaaagacagtgaCGCTCTTAACAGAGTGGTCTCCGTCAGAACGGTGAGTTGATAGTTCAGTCAAATCACGAGTAATGGGAGTTCATTCGTCACGCTCTAACATGCTGTATTTGTCCCTTCCCCTTCTGTCTTTAAGGTCCTGGAAAAGATGCGACCACTAGATCACAAACTTAAATACCAGATTGACAAACTCGTGCGTACAGCTGTCACTGGAAGTTTGGGTAAGACCAGTTATGTCGTGATGAATGACACtggttttgttttaatatcGGCCGTAGAGCTGGGTTTTTCAAAGTGGGGCTTCCGACCCCCTGGGGGGTTGCCAGAGGCCGCTAAGGGGGTCGGGGTAAACTTTAAAGGACGAGTGGGGGAAAGTGGAGcgagacatttttttcttcttttaactaAGAACATAATTTGTGACAGTAAGATTTAAATATGTCGTTTTAGATGGTTATAATTCACTATGTAACAAACtctatcttttcttttctatgcCAGTCTTTCAATTTAAAAGAATTAAACACACAtcactggccaatcagaatcaagcagCCGCGATGAAGGAATGTTTATAACAGGAGAAAGACACACTGAATGTAATCAATGAatatcaagagagagagagagtttatattaatgttataatTATTCATAATTGGCTAAATATAAAAgactatttataaaaaaaaaaacttgaatgaaatgaataaatacaattaattgTTAATAAGAATGAGGAAAAAGACAAGTTGTCTGTTGAATTATTGACATTGTAACATACCAGGAATTTAAGACATTTtgcaaaggggggggggggggggggggggggggggggtgctttaTTGAGGTTCTTGTCATAGTTAGAGACCCGCTGGTGTCGAGGATAAATATCTCATATGGGAGTTGCATGATTTTCAACCTGCTTTGTTTGAGTTTTCACAATTTGACTGCTTTTGTTGATTTCAGCTGAAAATGATCCGCTGCAGCTGCGTCCTAATCCTGAGAATCTCATCAGCAAAGTAAGGTTCAAATCTCACTTTACTTTGGTGGCACGGTCAAATTCTACTTTTACATAAAGAAATTAGCTTTTAAACTTTGAATCGGTCTGACTAACGCACTAATGTTTTTACAAGTGAAGGGAGGGAAATATTG
This is a stretch of genomic DNA from Labrus bergylta chromosome 20, fLabBer1.1, whole genome shotgun sequence. It encodes these proteins:
- the cebp1 gene encoding CCAAT/enhancer binding protein (C/EBP) 1, encoding MMSDSRVSSVIQEWASTYTGQVHSQNLNPTNSNQADSTSQLAQMDMIPYGHSHGLVRGDSDDRVAEQVMGLSYLPFPTSCLSNTSSTGGIHHQSHTNTQQEFSSFLLPTLRAPINKRSLSKDSAEYRMRRERNNIAVRKSRDKARRRILLTQQRAMQLQDENRKLQTRIEQLTQELDTLKHILSQRHMHGDE